Part of the Phycisphaerales bacterium genome, CCGCGTCAGCCTGGCTCGCGGCCATCGCCGTCACCCAGGCCGAACTGCCCAACCGCACGCACGAAGAACGCCTCGAGCAAGCCCGTCGCGCGGGGCTCGGTGTCGACGTCGTCGACGCGTTCCAGCGATACCTCGAGGGCGGCGAGCCGATCACGAAGCCCGAGCCCGTCCAGCCTGCCGAGGAAGCGGTAGACGCCGAAGAGGCCGAGCCCGAGGGCGGGCCGTAAGCCCTACTTCTGCGAGGCCATCGCCTCGACGAACGCATCGAACAGGTAGTCGCTCTCGTGCGGCCCGGGGCTCGCCTCGGGGTGGTGCTGCACGGCGAACACGGGACGGCCCTTGAGCCGGAAGCCGGCGACGGTCTGGTCGTTCAGGTGCGTGTGCGTCACCTCGCCGCCGACCGCCGCGAGCGACTGGGCATCGACCGCAAAGCCGTGGTTCTGGCTGGTGATCTCCACGTGCCCGGTCGTCGCGTGGAGTACCGGCTGGTTCGCGCCGCGGTGCCCGAACTTGAGCTTGTAGGTCTTGGCGCCGACGGCGAGCGCGAGAAGCTGATTGCCCAGGCAGATGCCAAAGGTCGGCAGCGTCGCCCGCTCCTCGAGCACGTCCCGCAGCGCCGCGATCGTTGCCTCGACCGCCGCGGGGTCGCCCGGCCCGTTGCTGATGAAGAGCCCGTCGGCCTTCTCCTGCTCCAAGATCTCCAGGAGCGCCTCGGCCGGCGTATCGAACGGCACCGCGACCACCTCGCAGCCGCGGCTGAGGAGCTGGTCGTAGATCGCACGCTTCGCGCCGCAGTCGAGCGCGACGACCTTGTAGGTCTTGCCACCCTGCTTCGCGGGCTTCAGCCGCCAGAGCCGGTGCCCCGGCTCGACACGCACCGTCGATCGCGGGCTGACGTCGGCGGCCAGGTTCTGCCCGGCCATCGAGCCCACGCCCCGCGCCATCCTGACGAGTTCTGCGTCGCCGATCGAATCATCGGCCGTCATCGCGGCGCCCATGGCCCCGCCTGCGCGGATGCGGCGCGTCAGCGCCCGCGTGTCGATGCCCGTGATGCCCAGGATGCCGTGACGCTCGAGGAAGTCGCCCAGCGTCATGGTCGAGCGGTAGTTGCTGTGTCGCTTCGCGAGTTCCCGCACGACGAGCCCGGCCGCCTGGATGCGCGGGCTCTCCATGTCGACGTCGTTCGCGCCGGTGTTGCCGATCAGCGGAAAGGTCTGGACCAGGATCTGTCCGCGATAGCTCGGATCGGTCAGC contains:
- the carA gene encoding glutamine-hydrolyzing carbamoyl-phosphate synthase small subunit translates to MSSTQTSSGVSNALRPKPRARLALADGSVFSGAGFGDTGDRVTTGEIVFNTAMAGYQESLTDPSYRGQILVQTFPLIGNTGANDVDMESPRIQAAGLVVRELAKRHSNYRSTMTLGDFLERHGILGITGIDTRALTRRIRAGGAMGAAMTADDSIGDAELVRMARGVGSMAGQNLAADVSPRSTVRVEPGHRLWRLKPAKQGGKTYKVVALDCGAKRAIYDQLLSRGCEVVAVPFDTPAEALLEILEQEKADGLFISNGPGDPAAVEATIAALRDVLEERATLPTFGICLGNQLLALAVGAKTYKLKFGHRGANQPVLHATTGHVEITSQNHGFAVDAQSLAAVGGEVTHTHLNDQTVAGFRLKGRPVFAVQHHPEASPGPHESDYLFDAFVEAMASQK